Sequence from the Schistocerca americana isolate TAMUIC-IGC-003095 chromosome 11, iqSchAmer2.1, whole genome shotgun sequence genome:
gatcttacacctctggacttcttcctgtggggtacgttaaaggagaatgtgtaccgtgatgtgcctacaaccccagaggatatgaaacaacgtattgtggcagcctgcggcgacattacaccagatgtactgcggcgtgtacgacattcattacgccagagattggaattgtgtgcagcaaatgatggccaccacattgaacatctattggcctgacatgtcgggacatacactattccactccgtaattgaaaacggaaaccacgtgtgtacgtgtacctcacccctcatggtaatgtacatgtgcgtcagtgaaaaagaccaataaaaaggtgtcagcgtgtggacgtaatgtgctgttccagtctcttctgtacctaaggtccatcactgttccctttggatccctacgtaattcggtgctctccgatacagacGATTGAACAACAgaggagtggtattcaagcgtcaagtttaggttacaatatctccggatgtaattaacattttagaatgcaacaaacggcactgattacatatttgtttgtatgttcaaatgtgctaacaaaactaacggggttccattttaaaaaaaaacgtaggtttgtgttaaaaagcatacttccgtgcgtttttgtatggtttgtagtaatcaattacactagcccctctcctcacgttcggtctgtggaattgattcgtcagtacttgatgtggtttacgaaatatatccagcggtaacgttaggtgactcaccctgtatttatcaACTGTCGCTGGAGACAGGTGTGGCTGTCACTCGTAGAGGTATCGTCAGTCACCTGTATGCTGAAAGGGCTGCTCCGTGTTGCCGTGTTTCAGAATCGTCCGCAATGGAAGCAGTTAAGGACATCACAGAGACGGTGGCTGTCGACCTGGGGGACCTGTTGGACGCCGGGGACGACGCCATGGTGATACTCGAGGCAGGTGAGACTCGGCTGGTGGTGCACAGGGCCGTCCTGGCGGACAGGAGCCCTGTGTTCGCGGCCATGTTCGCCCACGACACCCTCGAGGCCAGCACTGGCGTGGTGAGGATTGCCGACATCGGGGGCCCGGTGCTGAGGCAGCTGGTCTCCTACCTGTACACCCAGCGGGCCCCCCAGCTGCCCGGCACGGCCCCCCAGCTGCTGGCTGCAGCAGATAAATACGGGGCGTCGGGGCTGAAGGCGGAGTGCGAGCGGCAGGTGGCCGCTCAGCTGACCGTCGAGACCGCGGCGGCCGCGGCCGTCCTCGCAGTCCGCCACTCCTGCAGTGACCTCAGGCGAGCCGCCATCGAATTTATTAAGGCACGTACCCACGAGGTGATGGCCACTCAGGGGTGGGCAGATGCGATGCTTCATCAACCTAAGGACTTGATCGAAGTGAGCAGATTGCTGTATGATCCACCACCACAAACCAGGTAAGTGTGAGACAACCCACTCATTCGTGTCTCTCGGTTCTAGGTGTGTGTATTTCCAACTGTGTAATTTTTCCCACTGAATTTTCGTAGATGTGTGTCTGCTGTAAAATACACCATCATAGACAGTCATTTCACGATAGCTCACAATGCTATCATTACCCTCGTGTAGCAGTTTCAGTGAACCCCTAAACTGAACAGTGTTCATTACCAGGTATGTTAGCTAACAAAAAACATCAAAGAGCCAGTTTGTGGGCATTATATTAAACTACATGTATACAGAAAGTGGTTGTTTAGGTTTTAGCATCAACTGTCATGACAGAGGGTACACTCACTGTGTGAATAGAGCATGAGGCAGACTGCTGTGGACACAAAGCTGTATTGCCCAGCATAGGCTCAGACACAGTGACGGGTGTAGTTTGCAACCGGCAGCCTGTACGGGTTGCTGTAGCCCTGTTCCCATGAAGTGGTCTCTAAAGTTGTCCATTGCCTCTGTGGCTGATGACACTGAGACACCTTTGAATAGTGCCACACTGCATGAAGATGATGACAAAGTCACTTACAATCGACACCTCGAGCAAGGTAGTGTACTGCAGAATGATTATAGAGGATGGTGGTAACATTTTTACAAATTTAGATGGCTGATGTTGACCTGTGGAAGTTTCGTCTTGTATAAAAGCAGATTATCAGAGTAATCACTATTCACACCTTAGTATTACAGCTTTGGCTCTTACGTAGTTGTCGGTCACTTTCTTTCCACGTGCAAGCCATATGCCAGTAACTATCCCAAGATAATTCTTGGTTCTCTCCAAATCCAGATAGTACACGGAAGATGTTAATTGCTCTAAAGACGCATAATATAAAAGAATGCTCTGCTGTGAGGGCTTGTATGGAAGATGTTCAGAAAACCAGGTGAAGTAAGCATCGGTGCCGCAGTGTCTGGCTGCTCACACCTCTTGCAGCGCAGTTCCAGCTGGTCCCATAAAGTTGAGTCTTCCCACCTCATTTTGTTCGCCTCTGTACTCAGCATTACATAAAGCTCACGCAGTGCTTGGATACGTTCCCTTCTGTGACACACAGAATACCGTGCCTTACTGTGTATTCAACGAACAGGTGTccacccctgtgtgtgtgtgtgtgtgtgtgtgtgtgtgtgtgtgtgtgtgtttgtttcagtGGATCTATGGCTTTACTAAAGCCACCCAATGAACACTACAGGCTTCCATTCTCCTGTGGCACACCTTATGACATTATCTATCCCAtccattgttgttgctattgtgcCTCTGATTTCTGTGAGCATTGAAGTCTCTCTGCGTCGAGAGTTACCTTTATTCTGCACCATTTTACAATTGTATATGTCCATAAAAGTCTACTAGCTACTAACACTGATAAAtgatcatttatttttcatttaggtTTTAATACTTACGTAATATTTTATGTGCTATGTGgcatatagtctgtcggtaaactgaagagtgagcgcgcgagtccccactctgcctaccctgctacgtcacaaggcgcttctacaggctgttccacaacgtagtaccggccttGCCGCGGCGCGCGCTTAAAATCTGTGACGACGCCGTGTACACATACGTCCcgtctgcgtttatttttagacaaatgcgttaagattataaggaaaacaaaacattatagagtaaataatattaacgtaagaacggaagtcaggattctactacaatcatagaaccgaatgcctattcatatgaatgtatgttcctctattcgtaagacgaaccagatatagtgcatcagtctgtagaatttaaggcttgttcttactttgtgtttctactaaaaggtagaagttttctttgaagggctgccttaaaacttaacaattctcgCAACACGAAGAGTGcttaaaaagtaaccagaaatttataattacgtgtgttgtattagttcgattcgcactgctttttttgtcattgtcttcctAAACAcgtctgaaaagtatttccaggtaaatccaatttcacgcaatgtcttgtgtaaaacatctttctgcaacgaaaatgtattttttgtttcacgctctaccgtatcttccttcgccgtcggcgttgtcgtggttaccgtgagacacagttataccaagaggaaaggcgcgtcgatcttggagaatgagatatgatgaccttaagccatagacaacacacaacggtcacggtagcacctgattccagaatagctgcagtagttaagatctacgaactatcccctgttgaccaggtccccaaaacttaactcgtaacgagatcccttcaaagcaaattgtcataacgatcgtctataaaggcttcgtacaacgagaataaatgttacggtttatggaataataacagatacgaccaaactgtcttgtctcttctgctttatttaacataacttcgttcacagtttcatttcgcattcaccactcattcaccgaaaccctttgatgaacagttttggttgcataacaccaacagtcaatgataatgatacagcttttttcctttttataaattgaagcccgctctccgtgatataataaaaaaaaaacggtctcaataccgcatgcctcgtgagacgcgaatagacttatcctggaattgaccaccctgtaggtgtactcaatttaatgaccacatttcactgtccgctatttcgcgtaactgaatgtccatttgttagtctgattatacactgtagctatttaaaattcgcccctaaatttttcacaacgcacaattagcacttcgttacttgttttcttttttttttcttctaagagtaaacagaaaaaaaagacgccgtatcatcggcttagtcgatataaagcaaaacaccttaatatgcccaattttacctcttcttataggatcggctaccttactcattaatttattacatattatttccaataacgctagacaggtatcgccgttatattgtaattgtattcaaaagcatgttactactattatgaccgaccaaatcgtaacaaatcgcgcggcgtgcgtttttaacgataactttacgctattgaagttccgttacagctgtcttgactcgtaatgttacaacgccagtgagtaatttccgtaatgtgggcattatttttcggtttatgtaaaagtcctccatcgtttgtcaaATGACCTTTGCAGCGATTCCAATAAACCAAGCGCCTTGTTTTCGCgtaccttccttatgcgtcctattttgGCGAGGCTGACGTgtgcataaactgcagccctttgattgggactggaaaTATTAGCCAACCGTTCTTTTTGTGTAGCCTCCTTTAAACACaagctgtaataacgttagagacgatcgaactcTCGTTCTGCGCAAgtatcttcttcgtattctgcacattttcttgcaaatgcagggcgattatccgtcacttccggatactgaagtatatcgGTGAGTTCACAGAGTCAACTGACTGAgattggcaactaagatcccacgaacagaaacgacgtatatgacTGCACGCCGAAGTAGACTGCTAGATAGGTaatgggcaactgattttgggttgccctgtaggccagtggcaggtttcttccgggaaaggccacttcccccaccaaaagtgCTGCTcgttcttgagtttacagacagactatatcaGAAATCTTGTGTTTGAGATGACACTATGTGCATTCCCTGAACCAATTGTAATGAACATAGAGCCAGTGTTGTAAATCATTCAGTGTCTTTCTCTTTTATTCTATAAAGATTAACATCAAAATTCATTGTTCAAGCAATAAACATATTACAATTGTTATTTACATTcttgaaaaaaatgtaaaacattacaTTATTCCAAACTCGTTATGCACGCTGTGGGAAATGACTCAAACTCTTatgtttgaaaaaatttttgttaacgGGAATCTTTTTACTAACAGTTATCTTTGTGTACATTTTAAAAATTCTCTTGATGATGTATAATAGATTCTTGTCGTGATCTTCACCTAGTTCACTGCCTCATACTTCCCACACTATTGGGTGTCAGTTACAGACAGATATACAATGTTTGGTTCTGGAACTGCCTCTGTCTTTCACTGATTCcacttgacaccccccccccccccccccccagcctctcaAAATTATACATAGTATTACACACAAATTTTATACACCACAGGTACATAtgattttaataattaaaataagaCGTATAAAACCACATGTAAGCAGAATTATTTTTTACTTCATACAGTGTCCACTTCACACAGTGAAGTGATACAGTGTTTTCCCATTTTTTGGGGAGGATGTCTCACTATCCCATGTTCATCCTACTCCCCCTTGTACCCATGCCAGCCCTTCTAGATAGACTTCAGATTCTCACGGAATTTACCATTCATACCTACTGTTTGTGGAGGACAAACTTAATTTTATTTCAGTAGCAAGTTTACAGCACAACTTACATCATCAATCACAAACATtgctcatcacccccccccccccacacacacacacattagtgtgTGTTTTTCCATCACTGGGGAATGACACAGCTTACTTTAACTACCCCATGGTTTCATGTGTGCTTACACTGTGAGGATGCTCACTTGAAAAATACTTAAATTCCTGTCAACcgtatttaattaatgaaattgaGATGAATGTGGTAATACTGTTATGACATGTAACTGTTGCACACCCACAGCCTCTTTCTGTTGTCAAATCACGAGTTTCACCGTGCCTTACTGCCCGCTGTACTGATTTCCTTCTCCAGCTCAATTTGAAACACGCTGTCAACCATTTCATTAGCTGTACCTTTCAAAGACCAGTTTTAAGACAGGCTTTGAACGATGTCTGATGATCAAAGTATCACATTAATTACAATACGAAATGTTTGACAATCAGACGAGTGTCGTGCCTGTCAAATTTATATGCGTGTGTTACCATGCTCAGAAGCAGCCAAATTTCCTGAACCGCGTTCCACCTGGTTTGTATGCAGGCACATAACTTTCTTGCACTTCGTCTATTATCGTCCATATGAAAACCAATACCACAGTAATGTAAATATCAGAAAGCCCTTTACCAGAGATGACGGTCCTCAGTGCTTGTAAACTGAAGTGAATTACAATAAATGAGATTTCAAAAAGCAAGATTCAGCTTCAAACTACATGCTTTTGTATTGGACTGCGATCCAGGACTCCAATCCGGTCACTACAGatcttaactatcattttaactgcATGTGACATCATATGCACTTTTTCAAACTTGATATGATGGGGCATAAAGTTTTGTTTTGGGCAGGGATTGTGAATGAAGCACAATaaactgttataattttatgtatcgAAATTTTTCACCGCTAGAGGGATGATGTAACTGAAATGATTATACACCAAAGTATTCCCCTGCTGCGTTTCGAGCCCAGCATATATCATGTTGTTTTCTAGCCACATATAGATACACAATGTCAGTTCATTTCACCACCAGTGAGATATGCTCATGTCTGAACTAGAAACTATGCgaggaaaagttctgtgctgactggGACTCTTAACCCTGTATGTGCTATCACCACTGGCTACGCACCTGTCAAATACTTTTCCACCAGCCACTAGGAGTGGAATTTATAAATCTGAAATGATAGGATAAAACGTTCTCTGCCTGTTTCATAGTCAAAATTGGCACCAATTGTTATTGTTGATGTTAGCATGCACAAATGCTAAAAATCGTAATTGCTTTCCACATGTTATTTGCAGTGCGAATGCTACAACGTGAAATCACACAGCGAAAATTTTTGTACCCAACCAGTATTTAAAACCAGACCTTCCCCTTTCATTGAAACCTCGATAACTATGGAATGTTGGGGACCCAACAAAACGATGGAACTGTATTGTCCGAAAAGTGTTAAAGATGGCAGAAAGAGATATCCAAGTTAGATTCCCAGTTCAGCACCAACATTTTCAACATTGCAAGTTCAAATAAGTGTGCTGTGACTTTACATGACAATTGTTTCAGGGATGAAGTAAAATTTCTGGTGCAAGAAAGGTTAATGGTGAGCTTCCACTAGCCGGACGTCTGCCTCTGTCATGGCCCAACATACACCGACTCTCCTCCAGCAGGTAGTGAAGGAGTGTCGGCTTTATTGTAGATTAGGAAGGAAAGTGGAACCTTATGTTGTTAAACAGAAGTCACTGGAAGCAAAGAGGGTCTGTTAATACTAGTCAAGTGTTTGGCTGATCAGTGACTCGAATATAGAGCTTAAGCAAATGAAGCCAGAGCAATTTTAACAGACCACCAAACTACTTTCAATGCAGTGCCACTGTTTTGCTGTTAACGAAGGATGCTCGTCACTGGATGAGCGTTCCGTTTCCCTGGAGGTTCATTACAGCCTTTACAAAACATTCTTTTCCTTGTTAATCCATATCAATGGTCACTAGTTGCCTCAGCTACCTAATGTGTACTTGAGttgtttttgtaatcactgaaataaaatcgcaTAATTGTCAGCTGCACTACTGGCATTATTGTAGGCTACAGAAATTTCTGCAGGAAGTGTTTTCTCCCACCTGAGCTGCTGTGATCTTGTAAGAGTTTAGGTTACACCAACATTAGATCGTACAAAATAAACTCAGCGACAAGTATCAATCAAACTTCCAGAATGTTCTCCATTGTCACATTTATAACTGCAGTAGTGTGCCATTGTGTCAAGGAACGTTAATTATTTTCTAGCTCTTTATTATTGTGATAGAGGCTTATAATTTTACTAAAAGAAGAGAGGTCATTTGATATATAAGGAAGTCAATCATAGGCAGTGACTGTTGTTTGAGAATGCGTCAATTGTTATTCTTGAAGTGGCTTCCCTTTATTATAATTTCAgaaggaatttattttttactttaaagtGGTATTAAGCTACTAAGCAGCCATGTTTATCCACTATAATAGTTTTTTGAAGAGATCATTCATTATTATAATTTCTTCTGTTATTATTAACACCGTCAATCTTGGCAAAGATGAGGCTTGTCTTCAGTAAATGTAGCTTATGTAGCACAGATAATCCCTCCATATAAATTCCATGTGGAAAAAGGGGGCCTAAAAATGTACTGTGCAAGTGCGTAAGAAAGTCCATCATTTTTCCTCATGTAGCATACTACATTGATGCATGTAGCCTAAAAGGACCATCCATAATTTAATTGAAACAAGTAGATTCATGCATAATATCATAGACTTTTGTCTGACGTGTTGTCATGCAGGTTGGAATAAGTATATTTAtcaatcataattttttatttgtagctataAAATATTCTTGGAGTGACTTATTGAATATTGTACACTTGAAGGTCATAAGGATTGTTGTTTAAACCTTCGAAAATGCTGCATGAAGTATTTTGTGCATCTCAGTATAttcataatttttacttatggaccatctgacagcaactgaataaaacacaattttagtgccatacgcgtttcgagtttattttctgcaaggtgttatcagtggcctggaatatgtacatatgctagctatttaatttacatttttgtcactgtgcctataggttataaacagttctggtggttggtatttcctattaagtagaaaagtagtaatgttttgaactgtacttacaggttgtgtggacaatttcttacatattacactcccattgcatttttggtgttcttcttatgaatgccaatttgcagtttttcccacattccacagcactatgaactgaaagaTTGttgcaatgcaatgttttggtttctgttgccgactgtcaaatgtttttgccaaatatCGAATGTTATTGcgaaactttcgagtgtaattattgaagtatctgtgatctgtttgtgtacgCATTTGTGCGTgcatgcgtttgtgtgtgtgtgtgtgtgtgtgtgtgtgtgtgtgtgtgtgtgtgtgtgtgtgtaagttttcagcttgtgagtccttttgtattctggaaatgtgttcgttttgttgtattattttgtgtgtgtgtatgtggtaagTGTGTCAAAGAAATTACGTcaggaaataattttttcatttgcaGTTGGTTTGTTTTGATGTGGTGGTTTACCAGTATGGCTCAATCGATCACTGCCAAATGTCATGAAATGTGACCAATTAGCCATCATGCGGCACTTTAATTCAATAGGAAATgttgaggaagaaagaaagaagtaatTAAGTGTCAAACATCCCATCGACTGCAAGACCATTAGAGACAAAGTAGAATCTACAGCTCTCAAATGTTAGAAAGGAAATAGatagtgccatttcaaaggaatggTCACAGTATTTGCATTGCTTAGttcaagaaaataaaggaaaacttaAAACAGGATGGTTGGATGGACATTTGAACTATTTGGCTCCACCTTCATAAAACAAAAATGTTTGGTcctgacaaaaaaatgtaaaatcagagGCTAATGTGAGTCCACAGAATGTAACAGTACACATCTGGTGTAATGAAGCTCTTTTGTGTTAAGAAATTCTTCCCACGGATATGTCCATAGTTATTAGCATCCATTGTATTCATggttgtctgcaaagattttcattgTGTCATGCACATAAAACCAGAGGAGAAAAGCAATTTTGATTTTTATCGCCTCTGCATGTCTTGTCAACTATGACAGCTGGTGTCGATTTCAAGTCTGTCACACAAAACTTTAAATGATTGCTTGAAAAGTTAAAACACGTACCTCGTAGCAAGTGGCGAAAAAGAATTCGATAATCAACATTatcttgtgtgcagtcaacaacgatggtGCATGCAGCATGCAGGGATAGATTCCCACCCCACACAGAATGTTCCGTTAGGTTATTTCCAGTTCATATATGGGCACATCCTGCTACAGCTAAACTAAGCAGATGTTTAACATGTATTTGTGGTTAGAAAACAACGGGAGGTGGTGGATTCAGATCCCAGTAAAGGAACAAAATACTTTTTCTCGACAGTTCAGATTCTCATATTGCTATATTTGGATATGTAATGTATTACTGCACTTAGTTAACAATCCTATTAGTTGCTAGGTTTGAATCATCGAACACAATGCGAAGCCATTTCAACATTCcaacatgcacacatacacacatgcttaCCTGTGGCTGAAATgatatttaagatctttcgtacttAGTTAACAGAGACAATAGGTGCTCAGTTGGAATCCTGGATGGTAGTCTTAATACAAATGTTTTCGTCACTTAATTTCAAGTTGAAACTTAGTTTCCAAaaagtcatttattgcaataaacttgagtttacaagctGCCATCTAATTATAACAGGTTTCGATATTCACATTATCGTGATATTAGTCTGATTGTGGACTCAGTGTTACAAATCAGTTGCTTCAAGTGGGGTCTTTTAGTAATCGTTTTGTAGAGTGAAATGCCCATATCGAAAAGAGATCAGAGGAACTGCAAGACAGTAACATTATGTGGGTGCATTCgtcgttcccctacactctgtcaaggaatatgggacttcatcatcatcatacaatttAGGTGGAGTGGAATTCAGGCCGTTTGGATAGTTTTGATGGCGACA
This genomic interval carries:
- the LOC124553664 gene encoding neurogenic locus notch homolog protein 4-like: MEAVKDITETVAVDLGDLLDAGDDAMVILEAGETRLVVHRAVLADRSPVFAAMFAHDTLEASTGVVRIADIGGPVLRQLVSYLYTQRAPQLPGTAPQLLAAADKYGASGLKAECERQVAAQLTVETAAAAAVLAVRHSCSDLRRAAIEFIKARTHEVMATQGWADAMLHQPKDLIEVSRLLYDPPPQTSAPVVTELRTTSTTTTTTTRTTTTTTAATATSASAPRQTPAAARPTTPPPDEATVSQMRSLSAEERGRRLLQAAERGAVGELRALIAAGADVGARGGGGWTALHWTAARGGVEAARLLVGAGAAVDARSDGGWTPLHYAAANGRAEVAAALLVAGADRGATAGDGGQTALDLARQWNRRRLVEMLS